The following coding sequences lie in one Colias croceus chromosome 1, ilColCroc2.1 genomic window:
- the LOC123692109 gene encoding austinoid biosynthesis cluster protein W-like: protein MKLICACLCLSVAAGLARAAPANGFVFPDERRERKLEPIITPPVLPVLEHLERDPTTLGISDRANQVKPKFGGGFNVRPTGNGGLSASISSSASGAGLSHSASQSFSFGFNEGFSTSHSASQSSSFNGFGSGFSGSQASSQAASFSGAGASVSGASSSAASLGGFGGGSQSASSAFGFNSLNGFQSEPTFGEGLFDIRQRGPPLLTFQDFIGGRGASAAAFKTKPGPKRNRDDFLAVLVSN from the exons ATGAAGCTGATTTGCGCGTGCCTCTGCCTCTCGGTCGCGGCGGGATTGGCCCGGGCCGCCCCGGCCAACGGTTTCGTGTTCCCAGACGAGCGGCGGGAAAGAAAGTTGGAGCCTATCATCACACCACCGGTTTTACCGGTTCTGGAACATTTAGAACGAGATCCCACTACATTGGGAATAAGTGATAGAGCGAATCAAGTGAAACCGAAGTTCGGGGGAGGTTTTAACGTGAGGCCGACAGGGAATGGAGGGCTATCAGCTAGTATTAGCAGCAGTGCTAGTGGTGCTGGGTTGAGTCATTCAGCCTCACAGTCATTTTCATTTGGATTTAATGAAGGTTTCAGTACTTCCCACTCTGCCAGCCAGTCTTCATCGTTTAATGGATTTggaag CGGATTCAGCGGTAGCCAAGCGAGCAGCCAAGCTGCCTCCTTCAGCGGCGCGGGCGCTTCAGTTTCCGGCGCATCATCCTCTGCGGCTTCCCTAGGAGGCTTCGGGGGTGGCAGTCAAAGCGCTTCATCTGCTTTTGGATTTAACTCATTAAATGGCTTCCAGTCAGAG CCTACCTTCGGTGAAGGTCTCTTCGACATCCGACAGCGAGGGCCACCCCTCCTCACCTTCCAAGACTTTATTGGTGGACGAGGAGCCAGCGCTGCTGCATTCAAAACGAAACCCGGCCCGAAAAGAAACAGAGACGACTTCCTCGCTGTATTAGTATCTAATTAG